One Pseudomonas lalucatii genomic window carries:
- a CDS encoding nitrate reductase: MASTNQITASTCCYCGVGCGVLIEHDDEQILDVKGDPNHPANYGKLCSKGSTLHLTGDLDARGLYPQLRLGKGLARARSDWDSALDHAASVFAETIREHGPDSVAFYISGQLLTEDYYAFNKLARALVGTNNLDSNSRLCMSSAVVGYKRSLGADAPPCSYEDIEQSDCLLIAGSNMAYAHPVLFRRLEEAKARRPEMKVIVIDPRRTDTCELADLHLAILPGTDVALLHGILHILLWEGWIDRAFIEAHTEGFDALKKLVRDYTPGTVADICGISLENLQACAELIGRAPSFLSLWCMGLNQSSAGSAKNSALINLHLATGQIGRPGAGPFSLTGQPNAMGGRETGSLANLLPGHRDAANPEHRAEVAGYWGVDALPHSTGLTAVELFEAVRAGTIKALWIACTNPAQSLPDQNKVHEALAACPFVVVQEAFFTTETCQYADLLLPAASWGEKEGSVTNSERRVSHVRRAVPAPGQARPDWAITTDFARRLEALLRPGLPSLFAFDGPEALFEEYKQLTRGRDLDLSGLSYALIDELGPQQWPFPTGARHGTPRLYGDGRFPTDSGRARFHADPYRAPKEKREARFPLTLNTGRLRDQWHGMSRTGTAARLFGHAPEAVLSLHPDELRRRRLQAGDLVKVRSRRGSLILPVQGDEAVRSGQAYLPMHWGDRFLKGLGTNVLTLPACDPLSKQPELKHAGIEVEKVELPWQLFALVEGDVQRRFSALRPLFEDFAYASLTLTGRERPALLIRAASALAPEAELLARIDALLNVVEGPVLAYDDPRRTVGKRVRIEDGRITAIRLAGETAARDWLKSLWSEGQADADLRRWLLAPLSTPPGTAAAGKASKTLCNCLDVSEAAVCAGIARGLNLDGLKQELKCGTSCGSCVPEIKRLLAAPSVAAAANA; this comes from the coding sequence ATGGCCAGCACCAACCAGATCACCGCGTCGACCTGCTGCTACTGCGGCGTCGGCTGCGGCGTGCTGATCGAACACGACGACGAGCAGATCCTCGACGTCAAAGGCGATCCGAACCACCCGGCCAACTACGGCAAGCTGTGCAGCAAAGGCTCCACCCTGCACCTGACCGGCGATCTCGACGCCCGCGGCCTGTACCCGCAGCTGCGCCTGGGCAAGGGCCTGGCCCGCGCCCGCAGCGACTGGGACAGCGCCCTGGACCACGCCGCCAGCGTGTTCGCCGAGACCATCCGCGAGCACGGCCCGGACAGCGTGGCCTTCTATATCTCCGGCCAACTGCTGACCGAGGACTACTACGCCTTCAACAAGCTGGCCCGGGCCCTGGTCGGCACCAACAACCTCGACTCCAACTCGCGGCTGTGCATGTCCAGCGCTGTGGTCGGCTACAAGCGCAGCCTCGGCGCCGACGCCCCGCCCTGTAGCTACGAGGACATCGAGCAGAGCGACTGCCTGCTGATCGCCGGCAGCAACATGGCCTACGCCCACCCGGTGCTGTTCCGCCGCCTGGAGGAAGCCAAGGCCAGGCGCCCGGAGATGAAGGTCATCGTCATCGACCCGCGGCGCACCGACACCTGCGAGCTGGCCGACCTGCACCTGGCGATCCTGCCGGGCACCGACGTGGCGCTGCTGCACGGCATCCTGCACATCCTGCTGTGGGAAGGCTGGATCGACCGCGCCTTCATCGAGGCCCACACCGAGGGCTTCGACGCCCTGAAGAAGCTGGTGCGCGACTACACCCCGGGCACGGTGGCGGACATCTGCGGCATCTCCCTGGAAAACCTGCAGGCCTGCGCCGAGCTGATCGGCCGGGCGCCCTCCTTCCTCTCGCTGTGGTGCATGGGCCTGAACCAGTCCAGCGCCGGCAGCGCCAAGAACAGCGCGCTGATCAACCTGCACCTGGCCACCGGGCAGATAGGCCGACCCGGTGCCGGGCCCTTCTCCCTCACCGGCCAGCCGAATGCCATGGGCGGGCGCGAGACCGGCAGCCTGGCCAACCTGCTGCCCGGCCACCGCGACGCCGCCAACCCCGAGCACCGCGCCGAGGTGGCCGGCTACTGGGGCGTCGACGCCCTGCCGCACAGCACCGGGCTGACGGCCGTCGAGCTGTTCGAGGCGGTGCGCGCCGGCACCATCAAGGCCCTGTGGATCGCCTGCACCAACCCGGCGCAGTCACTGCCGGACCAGAACAAGGTGCACGAGGCCCTCGCCGCTTGTCCTTTTGTGGTGGTACAGGAAGCCTTCTTCACCACCGAGACCTGCCAGTACGCCGACCTGCTGCTGCCGGCCGCCAGCTGGGGCGAGAAGGAAGGCAGCGTGACCAACTCCGAGCGCCGCGTCAGCCATGTGCGCCGTGCCGTGCCGGCGCCGGGGCAGGCACGGCCGGACTGGGCGATCACCACGGACTTCGCCCGCCGCCTGGAAGCCCTGCTGCGCCCCGGCCTGCCCAGCCTGTTCGCCTTCGACGGTCCCGAGGCGCTGTTCGAGGAATACAAGCAACTGACCCGGGGCCGCGACCTCGACCTCAGCGGCCTGAGCTACGCGCTGATCGATGAGCTGGGCCCCCAGCAGTGGCCGTTTCCCACCGGTGCCCGCCACGGCACGCCGCGCCTGTACGGCGACGGCCGCTTCCCCACCGACAGCGGCCGCGCGCGTTTTCACGCCGACCCCTACCGCGCCCCCAAGGAGAAGCGCGAGGCACGCTTCCCCCTGACCCTCAACACCGGCCGCCTGCGCGACCAGTGGCACGGGATGAGCCGCACCGGCACCGCCGCCCGCCTGTTCGGCCATGCCCCCGAGGCCGTGCTCAGCCTGCACCCGGACGAGCTGCGTCGGCGCCGCCTGCAGGCCGGCGACCTGGTCAAGGTGCGCAGCCGCCGCGGCAGCCTGATCCTGCCGGTGCAGGGTGACGAGGCGGTGCGCTCCGGCCAGGCCTACCTGCCGATGCACTGGGGCGACCGCTTCCTCAAGGGCCTGGGCACCAACGTGCTGACCCTGCCGGCCTGTGATCCGCTGTCCAAGCAGCCGGAACTCAAGCACGCCGGCATCGAGGTGGAGAAGGTCGAGCTGCCCTGGCAGCTGTTCGCCCTGGTCGAGGGCGACGTGCAGCGCCGTTTCAGCGCGCTGCGCCCGCTGTTCGAGGACTTCGCCTACGCCAGCCTGACCCTCACCGGCCGCGAGCGCCCCGCCCTGCTGATCCGCGCCGCCAGTGCGCTGGCCCCGGAAGCCGAGCTGCTGGCACGGATCGATGCGCTGCTCAACGTCGTCGAGGGCCCGGTGCTGGCCTACGACGACCCCCGGCGCACCGTCGGCAAGCGCGTGCGCATCGAGGACGGGCGCATAACCGCCATCCGCCTGGCCGGCGAAACGGCCGCCCGCGACTGGCTGAAGAGCCTGTGGAGCGAGGGCCAGGCCGACGCGGACCTGCGCCGCTGGCTGCTGGCGCCGCTGTCCACCCCGCCCGGCACTGCCGCTGCCGGCAAGGCCAGCAAGACCCTGTGCAACTGCCTGGACGTCAGCGAAGCGGCGGTCTGCGCCGGCATCGCTCGCGGCCTGAACCTGGATGGACTGAAGCAGGAGCTCAAATGCGGCACCAGCTGCGGCTCCTGCGTGCCGGAAATCAAACGACTGCTGGCGGCGCCCTCCGTAGCCGCGGCAGCGAACGCCTGA
- the nirD gene encoding nitrite reductase small subunit NirD, whose protein sequence is MNWLDICALEEINVLGSRIVAGPKGDIAVFRTPDDEVFALDDRCPHKGGPLSQGLIYGKRVACPLHNWQIELASGEAVAPDVGCAHRHEAKVENGRVLLALKTAEQCA, encoded by the coding sequence ATGAACTGGCTGGATATCTGCGCCCTGGAAGAGATCAACGTGCTCGGCTCGCGTATTGTCGCCGGCCCCAAGGGCGACATCGCCGTGTTCCGCACCCCCGATGACGAGGTCTTCGCCCTCGACGACCGCTGCCCGCACAAGGGCGGGCCGCTGTCCCAGGGCCTGATCTACGGCAAGCGCGTGGCCTGCCCGCTGCACAACTGGCAGATCGAGCTGGCCAGCGGCGAGGCCGTGGCCCCGGATGTCGGCTGCGCCCACCGGCACGAGGCCAAGGTCGAGAACGGCCGTGTGCTGCTGGCCCTGAAAACCGCAGAACAGTGCGCCTAA
- the nirB gene encoding nitrite reductase large subunit NirB gives MKKLKLVMIGNGMAGVRTLEELLKLAPELYEITVFGAEPHPNYNRILLSPVLAGEQSFEEIVLNDLAWYADNGIDLRLGRKVVEIDRKARKVVADDGSEAEYDRLLIATGSNPFILPIPGKDLDGVIGYRDIADTQMMMETAKTHKHAVVIGGGLLGLEAANGLKLRGMDVTVVHIGDWLLERQLDRTAGDLLQKSLEDRGLKFLLPKHTAELLDNGEGRVCAVKFKDGEVIPADLVVMAAGIRPNTELAEKAGIACNRGILVDDTLQTFDPRVYAIGECASHRGIAYGLVAPLFEQAKVCANHLAQLGFSRYQGSVTSTKLKVTGIDLFSAGEFMGAEGTETITLSDPIGGVYKKLVIKDDVLVGACLYGDTADGGWYFRQIRENHNVGEIRDHLMFGEGAIGDVGHQGADKTANMPDSMEVCGCNGVCKGSIVRAIQENGLFSVDEVKKHTKAASSCGSCAGLVEQILISTVGGAADVKPKSEKAICGCSDFNHGQIRKTIREQHLTSLPEAMAFMNWSTPNGCATCRPALNYYLISTWPGEAKDDPQSRLINERAHANIQKDGTYSVVPRMWGGVTNPSELRRIADVADKYNVPMVKVTGGQRIDLLGIKKDDLPAVWKELDMPSGHAYGKSIRTVKTCVGSEFCRFGTQNSTQLGIDLEHDLFNMWSPHKVKLAVSGCPRNCAEAGIKDVGIIGVDSGFEMYIGGNGGIKTEVAEFFVKLKTAEEVREYNGAFLQLYREEAFYLERTVHYMQRVGMEHIKKAVLEDADNRKALNARLQYALSFEQDPWKERIETPNLKKEFDRINVVQLEEATV, from the coding sequence ATGAAAAAACTCAAGTTGGTGATGATCGGCAACGGCATGGCCGGAGTCCGTACCCTCGAAGAGCTGCTCAAGCTCGCCCCCGAGCTCTATGAGATCACCGTGTTCGGTGCCGAACCGCACCCGAACTACAACCGCATCCTGCTCTCGCCGGTGCTGGCCGGCGAGCAGAGCTTCGAGGAAATCGTCCTCAACGACCTGGCCTGGTATGCCGACAACGGCATCGACCTGCGCCTGGGGCGCAAGGTCGTGGAGATCGACCGCAAGGCGCGCAAGGTGGTCGCCGACGACGGCAGCGAGGCCGAGTACGACCGTCTGCTTATCGCCACCGGCTCCAACCCGTTTATCCTGCCGATTCCCGGCAAGGACCTGGACGGGGTGATCGGCTACCGCGACATCGCCGACACCCAGATGATGATGGAGACCGCCAAGACCCATAAGCACGCCGTGGTGATCGGCGGCGGCCTGCTCGGCCTGGAGGCGGCCAACGGCCTCAAGCTGCGCGGCATGGACGTCACCGTGGTGCATATCGGCGACTGGCTGCTGGAGCGCCAGCTCGACCGCACCGCCGGCGACCTGCTGCAGAAGTCCTTGGAGGACCGCGGCCTGAAGTTCCTCCTGCCCAAGCACACCGCCGAGCTGCTGGACAACGGCGAGGGCCGGGTCTGCGCGGTGAAGTTCAAGGACGGCGAGGTGATCCCCGCCGACCTGGTGGTGATGGCGGCCGGCATCCGCCCCAACACCGAGCTGGCGGAGAAGGCCGGCATCGCCTGCAACCGCGGCATCCTGGTCGACGACACCCTGCAGACCTTCGACCCGCGGGTGTACGCCATCGGCGAATGCGCCAGCCACCGCGGCATCGCCTACGGCCTGGTGGCGCCGCTGTTCGAGCAGGCCAAGGTCTGCGCCAACCACCTGGCCCAGCTCGGCTTCTCCCGCTACCAGGGCTCGGTGACCTCGACCAAGCTCAAGGTCACCGGCATCGACCTGTTCTCCGCCGGCGAATTCATGGGCGCCGAAGGCACCGAGACCATCACCCTCTCCGACCCCATCGGCGGCGTGTACAAGAAGCTGGTGATCAAGGACGACGTGCTGGTCGGCGCCTGCCTGTACGGCGACACCGCCGACGGCGGCTGGTACTTCCGCCAGATCCGCGAGAACCACAACGTCGGCGAGATCCGCGACCACCTGATGTTCGGCGAAGGCGCCATCGGCGACGTCGGCCACCAGGGCGCCGACAAGACCGCCAACATGCCCGACAGCATGGAGGTGTGCGGCTGCAACGGCGTGTGCAAGGGCAGCATAGTCCGGGCCATCCAGGAGAACGGCCTGTTCTCGGTCGACGAGGTCAAGAAGCACACCAAGGCCGCCAGTTCCTGCGGCTCCTGCGCCGGCCTGGTGGAGCAGATCCTGATCAGCACCGTCGGCGGCGCGGCGGATGTGAAGCCCAAGAGCGAGAAAGCCATCTGCGGCTGCAGCGACTTCAACCACGGGCAGATCCGCAAGACCATCCGTGAGCAGCACCTGACCAGCCTGCCCGAGGCCATGGCCTTCATGAACTGGAGCACGCCCAACGGCTGCGCCACCTGCCGCCCGGCGCTGAACTACTACCTGATTTCCACCTGGCCGGGCGAGGCCAAGGACGACCCGCAGTCGCGCCTGATCAACGAGCGCGCCCACGCCAACATCCAGAAGGACGGCACCTACTCGGTGGTGCCGCGCATGTGGGGCGGGGTGACCAACCCCTCCGAGCTGCGCCGCATCGCCGACGTGGCCGACAAGTACAACGTACCCATGGTCAAGGTCACCGGCGGCCAGCGCATCGACCTCCTGGGGATCAAGAAGGACGACTTGCCGGCGGTTTGGAAGGAGCTGGACATGCCCTCCGGCCACGCCTACGGCAAGTCCATCCGCACCGTGAAGACCTGCGTGGGCAGCGAGTTCTGCCGCTTCGGCACGCAGAACTCGACCCAGCTGGGCATCGACCTGGAGCACGACCTGTTCAACATGTGGTCGCCGCACAAGGTCAAGCTGGCGGTCTCCGGCTGTCCGCGCAACTGCGCCGAGGCCGGCATCAAGGACGTCGGCATCATCGGCGTGGACTCCGGCTTCGAGATGTACATCGGCGGCAACGGCGGCATCAAGACCGAGGTCGCCGAGTTCTTCGTCAAGCTCAAGACCGCCGAGGAAGTGCGCGAATACAACGGCGCCTTCCTCCAGCTGTACCGCGAGGAAGCCTTCTACCTGGAGCGCACGGTGCACTACATGCAGCGCGTCGGCATGGAGCACATCAAGAAGGCCGTGCTCGAGGACGCCGACAACCGCAAGGCGCTCAACGCCCGCCTGCAGTACGCGCTGTCCTTCGAGCAGGACCCGTGGAAGGAGCGCATCGAAACCCCGAACCTGAAGAAAGAGTTCGACCGCATCAATGTCGTGCAGCTCGAGGAGGCCACCGTATGA
- a CDS encoding bifunctional protein-serine/threonine kinase/phosphatase, whose translation MALQLTFGEATATGPRAENQDAIRVVTPAPALAVSKGYLFALADGVSQCADGGLAARATLQALALDYYATPETWAVAQSLDRLLVAHNRWLQAGGGGQPLLTTLSALVLRGRRFTLAHVGDCRAYRWHDGELERLSEDHVWEQPGMQHVLKRALGLDQHLVVDYLDGELREGERFLLVSDGVWAVLGDAGIRNILHDEPDPAAASRALVSAAHLAGSQDNASALLVRVESLPQSDLADTLAQLAHWPLPPRLREGQDFEGWQVERLLAESRQSLVYRVRDGQARRWLLKTLPPTRGDEPQAGPALLLEEWFLRRVAGRHFAEVHPLPQRQHLYYVQREYAGQTLAEHLRLSGPLPLPEWLDLAPRLLKALGMLHRRNILHRDVKPENLLWGDDGELRLVDFGLAYCPGLSRDDPGSLPGTPSYIAPEAFAGSPPSPRQDLYAAGVTLYHLLTGHYPHGEIEAFQSPRFANPTPASRYRPDLPSWIDESLNRAVSANPEQRYETAEEWLLALEQGERQALNSQPRPLLEREPLLVWRGVALLSLLLNLALLLALLG comes from the coding sequence ATGGCCCTGCAACTGACCTTCGGCGAAGCCACCGCCACCGGCCCCCGGGCAGAGAACCAGGACGCCATCCGCGTGGTGACGCCGGCACCGGCGCTGGCGGTGAGCAAGGGCTACCTGTTCGCCCTGGCCGACGGCGTCAGCCAGTGCGCCGATGGCGGCCTGGCCGCCCGGGCGACCCTGCAGGCCCTGGCCCTGGATTACTACGCCACCCCGGAGACCTGGGCGGTGGCGCAATCCCTGGACCGCCTGCTGGTGGCCCACAACCGCTGGCTGCAGGCGGGTGGCGGCGGTCAGCCGCTGCTCACCACCCTCAGCGCCCTGGTGCTGCGCGGCCGCCGCTTCACCCTGGCGCATGTCGGCGACTGTCGCGCCTACCGCTGGCACGACGGCGAACTGGAACGTCTCAGCGAGGACCACGTGTGGGAGCAGCCGGGCATGCAGCATGTGCTCAAGCGCGCCCTGGGCCTGGACCAGCACCTGGTGGTGGACTACCTGGATGGCGAGCTGCGCGAGGGCGAGCGCTTCCTGCTGGTCAGCGACGGGGTCTGGGCGGTGCTCGGCGATGCCGGCATCCGCAACATCCTGCACGACGAGCCGGACCCGGCCGCGGCGTCGCGGGCGCTGGTCAGCGCCGCCCACCTGGCCGGCAGCCAGGACAATGCCAGCGCCCTGCTGGTCAGGGTCGAGTCGCTGCCGCAGAGCGACCTGGCCGACACCCTGGCGCAGCTCGCCCACTGGCCGCTGCCGCCCCGGCTGCGCGAGGGCCAGGACTTCGAGGGCTGGCAGGTCGAGCGCCTGCTGGCCGAATCGCGCCAGTCCCTGGTCTACCGGGTGCGCGACGGCCAGGCCCGGCGCTGGCTGCTCAAGACCCTGCCGCCGACCCGGGGCGACGAGCCCCAGGCCGGGCCGGCGCTGCTGCTGGAGGAATGGTTCCTGCGCCGCGTGGCCGGCCGCCACTTCGCCGAGGTGCACCCGCTGCCGCAGCGCCAGCACCTGTATTACGTGCAGCGCGAGTACGCGGGGCAGACCCTGGCCGAGCACCTGCGCCTGTCCGGCCCACTGCCGCTGCCTGAGTGGCTGGACCTCGCCCCGCGCCTGCTCAAGGCCCTGGGCATGCTGCACCGGCGCAATATCCTGCACCGCGACGTCAAGCCGGAGAACCTGCTGTGGGGCGACGATGGCGAACTGCGCCTGGTGGATTTCGGCCTGGCCTATTGTCCGGGCCTGTCCCGCGATGACCCCGGCAGCCTGCCGGGCACCCCCAGCTATATCGCCCCGGAAGCCTTCGCCGGCAGCCCGCCCAGCCCCCGCCAGGACCTCTACGCGGCGGGTGTGACGCTCTACCACCTGCTCACCGGCCACTACCCCCACGGCGAGATCGAAGCCTTCCAGAGTCCGCGCTTCGCCAACCCGACCCCGGCCAGCCGCTATCGCCCCGACTTGCCGAGCTGGATCGACGAGAGCCTCAACCGCGCCGTCAGCGCCAACCCCGAACAGCGCTACGAGACCGCCGAGGAATGGCTGCTGGCCCTGGAACAGGGCGAACGCCAGGCCCTCAACAGCCAGCCGCGGCCGCTGCTGGAGCGCGAACCGCTGCTGGTCTGGCGTGGCGTAGCGCTGCTGTCCCTGCTGCTCAACCTGGCCCTGCTGCTGGCGCTGCTCGGCTAG
- a CDS encoding nitrate/nitrite transporter: MNTSFWKAGHAPTLFAAFLYFDLSFMVWYLLGPLAVQIATDLELTAQQRGLMVATPILAGAVLRIFMGLLADRLSPKSAGLIGQVLVICSLFAAWQIGIQTYEHALLLGLFLGFAGAAFAVALPLASQWYPPQHQGKAMGIAGAGNSGTVLAAVFAPGLAALFGWQNVFGWALIPLLITLLVFALVAKNAPERPKPKALADYLKALGDRDSWWFMFFYSVTFGGFIGLASALPGYFNDQYGLDPVTAGYYTAACVCAGSLLRPLGGALADRIGGIRSLLVMYTCSSLCIAAVGFNLPSSTAALALFVAAMLGLGAGNGAVFQLVPQRFRKEIGVMTGLIGMAGGVGGFLLAAGLGAIKQHSGDYQLGLWLFASLGVLAWIGLHGVKQRWRTTWGSAAVTAARV; encoded by the coding sequence ATGAATACGAGTTTCTGGAAAGCCGGTCACGCCCCCACGCTGTTCGCCGCCTTCCTTTATTTCGACCTGAGTTTCATGGTCTGGTATCTGCTCGGCCCGCTGGCCGTGCAGATCGCCACCGATCTCGAGCTGACCGCCCAGCAGCGCGGCCTGATGGTCGCCACGCCGATCCTCGCCGGCGCCGTGCTGCGCATCTTCATGGGCCTGCTGGCCGACCGCCTGTCGCCCAAGAGCGCCGGCCTGATCGGCCAGGTGCTGGTGATCTGCTCGCTGTTCGCCGCCTGGCAGATCGGCATCCAGACCTATGAGCACGCCCTGCTGCTCGGCCTGTTCCTCGGCTTCGCCGGCGCGGCCTTCGCCGTCGCCCTGCCCCTGGCCTCGCAGTGGTACCCGCCGCAGCACCAGGGCAAGGCCATGGGCATCGCCGGCGCCGGCAACTCCGGCACGGTGCTGGCGGCGGTCTTCGCCCCGGGCCTGGCCGCCCTGTTCGGCTGGCAGAACGTGTTCGGCTGGGCGCTGATTCCGCTGCTGATCACCCTGCTGGTGTTCGCCCTGGTGGCCAAGAACGCGCCGGAGCGGCCCAAGCCCAAGGCCCTGGCCGACTACCTCAAGGCCCTCGGCGACCGCGACAGCTGGTGGTTCATGTTCTTCTACAGCGTCACCTTCGGCGGCTTCATCGGCCTGGCCAGTGCCCTGCCCGGCTACTTCAACGACCAGTACGGCCTGGACCCGGTGACCGCCGGCTACTACACCGCCGCCTGCGTCTGCGCCGGCAGCCTGCTGCGCCCCCTGGGCGGCGCCCTGGCCGACCGCATCGGCGGCATCCGCTCGCTGCTGGTGATGTACACCTGCTCCTCGCTGTGCATCGCCGCGGTGGGCTTCAACCTGCCCAGCTCGACCGCCGCGCTGGCCCTGTTCGTCGCCGCCATGCTCGGCCTCGGGGCCGGCAACGGCGCGGTGTTCCAGCTGGTGCCGCAGCGCTTTCGCAAGGAAATCGGCGTGATGACCGGGCTGATCGGCATGGCCGGCGGCGTCGGCGGCTTTCTCCTGGCCGCCGGCCTGGGCGCCATCAAGCAGCACAGCGGCGACTACCAGCTGGGCCTCTGGCTGTTCGCCAGCCTGGGCGTGCTGGCCTGGATCGGCCTGCACGGTGTCAAGCAGCGCTGGCGCACCACCTGGGGCTCGGCGGCCGTCACCGCGGCGCGGGTGTAA